Proteins encoded within one genomic window of Lampris incognitus isolate fLamInc1 chromosome 1, fLamInc1.hap2, whole genome shotgun sequence:
- the LOC130126420 gene encoding protocadherin beta-16-like translates to MPWREGISWNWRISILLFCTLAVAMGQIRYSIPEEMRKGLFIGDVGKDLGLDVGRLISGRARLVIDGNNQYVALNQNKGHLVINERIDREKLCAAKSPCSFSLEIVLENPLELFSVTIEIQDINDHAPAFSQKEINLEMSELTPAGTVFLLDGAADPDVGKNALQSYALHPTDHFVLKQHSRSDGSRYTEMVLQSILDREKQSEHTLILTAVDGGDPQRSGTVKIHITVLDANDNAPVFTESLFKASVPEDAIKGTLVTKVVAVDADQGQHGNITYSFTHIDEGSPPVFHIDPHTGEVKVIGAIDYETAPSYEINLQARDNGGLTGASKLIIELLDVNDNSPTISMTSFSGKISEDSPPGTVVALMSVHDADSGRNGHVRLAVDENLPFKIKTSLRNYYTLITDKTLDREKVSRYDVTLTATDDGLPALSVLQTVTLDVTDVNDNAPAFSQTIYSTRVNENNSPGVSVLHIQAADPDNGQNARISYFLIDSEVNGNAVSMYFSINAENGVIHSVRSLDYEQDKEFKIFVKAQDGGSPPLSSSATVIIHVQDQNDNAPQVLYPVQTSSSVVAEMVPRSADVGYLVTKVVAVDVDSGQNAWLSYKLQKATDRALFEVGLQNGEIRTIRQVTDKDAVKQRLTVVVEDNGQPSRSATVNVNVAVADSFPEVLSEFTDFTHDKEYNDNLTFYLVLALAVVSFLFITCLVVIISVKIYRWRQSRILYHSSLPVIPYYPPRYSDTLGTGTLQHVYNYEVCRTTDSRKSDCKFGRAGSQNVLIMDPSCTGTMQRIQNEKNILDEPDSPVEVSHIISLLCSLQHHGERHRYLHQMTQSPIDLSLSL, encoded by the exons ATGCCGTGGCGCGAGGGCATATCATGGAATTGGAGAATCTCCATTTTGCTTTTCTGCACACTCGCGGTGGCGATGGGACAGATCCGCTATTCTATACCGGAGGAGATGAGAAAAGGACTGTTCATCGGAGACGTGGGGAAGGACCTCGGTTTGGATGTCGGGAGGTTGATTTCCGGCCGGGCTCGTCTCGTTATCGACGGCAATAACCAATACGTGGCGCTGAATCAGAACAAAGGGCATCTCGTTATCAACGAAAGGATAGACAGAGAGAAGCTGTGCGCCGCCAAGTCGCCGTGCAGCTTCAGTCTAGAAATCGTCCTTGAAAACCCGCTTGAATTGTTTTCCGTCACTATCGAAATACAAGACATAAACGATCACGCCCCCGCGTTTTCCCAAAAGGAAATTAATTTGGAAATGAGCGAACTGACGCCCGCGGGGACTGTGTTTCTTCTAGACGGCGCAGCAGATCCCGACGTGGGGAAGAATGCGCTGCAAAGCTACGCGCTGCATCCAACAGACCATTTTGTTCTTAAGCAGCATAGTCGGTCTGATGGAAGTAGATACACCGAAATGGTGCTGCAGTCCATCTTGGATCGCGAGAAACAGAGCGAGCACACGTTAATATTGACAGCGGTTGATGGCGGAGACCCTCAAAGGTCTGGCACCGTCAAGATACACATTACGGTGCTAGATGCGAACGACAACGCGCCCGTTTTCACCGAGTCATTGTTTAAAGCCTCCGTCCCAGAGGATGCAATAAAGGGTACACTGGTTACCAAAGTAGTCGCAGTGGATGCAGATCAAGGGCAACATGGCAATATTACGTATTCCTTCACTCATATTGACGAGGGCTCGCCTCCTGTATTCCACATAGATCCCCATACAGGTGAGGTTAAAGTAATAGGTGCTATAGATTACGAGACCGCGCCAAGTTACGAAATAAACCTCCAAGCCAGGGATAATGGAGGCTTAACAGGTGCTAGTAAACTAATTATCGAGTTATTAGACGTCAATGACAACAGCCCGACCATCAGTATGACGTCTTTCTCGGGGAAGATTTCGGAGGATTCGCCGCCTGGAACGGTTGTGGCATTAATGAGTGTGCATGACGCCGACTCGGGTAGAAACGGACACGTGCGTTTGGCCGTGGATGAAAACCTGCCATTCAAAATCAAGACGTCTCTCCGAAATTACTACACCTTGATAACGGATAAAACTCTTGACCGGGAAAAGGTTTCCAGATATGACGTCACTCTCACCGCCACAGACGACGGTTTGCCTGCTTTGTCGGTTTTGCAAACAGTTACGTTAGATGTTACTGACGTTAATGACAACGCACCAGCTTTCAGTCAAACAATATACAGTACTCGTGTTAATGAGAATAACTCCCCGGGTGTGTCTGTGCTGCACATACAAGCCGCTGACCCGGATAATGGTCAAAATGCACGTATATCATATTTTCTTATAGATAGTGAAGTCAACGGAAACGCGGTGTCTATGTACTTCTCTATTAATGCCGAGAACGGAGTGATTCACTCTGTTCGTTCACTTGACTATGAGCAAGACAAAGAGTTTAAAATATTCGTCAAAGCTCAAGATGGAGGCTCGCCGCCTCTTAGTAGTAGCGCGACGGTTATCATACACGTCCAGGACCAGAACGACAACGCCCCTCAGGTTCTGTACCCAGTCCAGACCAGCAGCTCTGTGGTGGCTGAAATGGTGCCTCGTTCAGCAGATGTGGGCTATCTGGTGActaaagtggtggctgttgatgtggACTCTGGACAGAATGCCTGGCTCTCCTATAAGCTGCAGAAAGCCACAGACAGGGCGCTGTTTGAAGTGGGCTTACAGAATGGGGAAATAAGGACTATCCGCCAAGTCACTGATAAAGATGCTGTGAAACAAAGGCTGACTGTTGTAGTGGAGGACAACGGGCAGCCCTCTCGTTCAGCTACAGTCAATGTTAACGTGGCGGTGGCGGACAGCTTCCCTGAAGTGCTCTCGGAGTTCACTGACTTTACGCACGACAAGGAGTACAATGACAACCTGACTTTTTACTTAGTCTTGGCTTTGGCTGTAGTGTCCTTTCTCTTCATCACCTGCTTAGTGGTCATCATATCAGTGAAGATATACAGATGGAGACAGTCTCGCATCCTCTATCATTCCAGTCTGCCGGTGATTCCCTATTATCCACCACGTTACTCAGACACTTTGGGGACAGGGACTCTCCAACACGTGTACAATTACGAGGTGTGCAGGACGACTGACTCCAGAAAGAGTGACTGTAAGTTCGGCAGAGCCGGTAGTCAGAACGTgctgataatggaccccagttgtACAGGGACGATGCAGCGGATCCAGAATGAAAAGAACATCCTGGATGAACCAGACTCTCCTGTAGAGGTGAGTCAcataatcagttt GCTCTGCTCTCTTCAGCACCACGGAGAGCGGCATCGTTATTTGCACCAAATGACTCAAAGCCCAATCGACCTTTCCCTTTCACTTTAA
- the LOC130123829 gene encoding protocadherin gamma-A11-like, which yields MRVDRFVLQTCGFVFSLLWLRTGCGDVSYSLPEEMKRGSVIGNIAKDLGLDTSTLATRKARIDADGHGKQYSEINLNNGDLTVAERVDREGLCGEKASCVLKHELVLENPLELHRIGLHVQDINDNSPQFNEDLITLEIQESAVRGARFLIEEAHDADIGTNSVQTYNLQNNDHFMLAVSGHTVELVLDKELDREKQNGISLVLTALDGGSPRRSGTVAIRVTVLDANDNAPVFSQAVYEASLPESALVDTVVVTVSAADADEGINGDVTYDFGHVSEDVRKIFKIDRKTGEIRVTGSLDFESVTSFDLRVKAKDGLGLSSYTKVSIAITDVNDNAPMINMKSWTSPIPENISPGTEVGIFNVQDRDSGNNKQVRCAIQQNVPFKLVPSIKNYYSLVTTAELDRELVSDYNITITATDEGSPPLSSSKSVHLSVADVNDNPPVFEEQSYNAYVTENNKAGSTLCSVSALDPDWRQNGTVIYSLLPGEVNGAPVSSYLSVNGDTGLIHAVRSLDYEQFRSFKVHVMARDNGSPPLSSNVTVSVFITDVNDNCPQILYPAPEGHSFMTELLPKAAHGGSLVSKVIAVDADSGQNAWLSYHIVKSTDPGLFTIGLHSGEIRTQRDISESDNMKQNLIVAVKDNGQPSLSATCSMYLLISDNLAEVPELKDMSYDETNSKLTSYLIIALVSVSTFFLTFIIVILGVRFCRRRKPRLLFDGAVAIPSAYLPPNYAEVDGTGTLRSTYNYDAYLTTGSRTSDFKFVRSYNDNTLPADQTLKKSLTDFSEVFGDADGFPEVHLQ from the exons ATGAGGGTCGACAGATTCGTGCTGCAAACGTGCGGCTTCGTCTTCTCTCTCCTTTGGCTGCGGACTGGGTGTGGAGACGTGAGCTACTCCCTCCCAGAGGAGATGAAACGCGGATCTGTTATTGGTAATATAGCCAAGGATCTCGGACTAGACACCAGCACATTAGCCACTAGAAAAGCCCGCATAGACGCCGATGGGCACGGCAAACAGTACAGCGAAATAAACCTGAACAACGGAGACTTGACTGTTGCGGAGAGGGTGGACAGAGAGGGGCTGTGCGGGGAAAAGGCGTCTTGCGTCCTCAAACACGAACTTGTGCTGGAAAACCCGCTGGAGCTGCACCGCATCGGTCTGCACGTCCAAGATATCAACGATAACTCCCCACAGTTTAACGAAGATTTGATTACTCTGGAAATTCAGGAGTCTGCAGTCAGGGGAGCCCGTTTCCTGATAGAGGAGGCGCACGACGCGGATATAGGAACCAATTCCGTCCAAACATACAACCTCCAAAACAATGACCATTTCATGCTGGCAGTTAGTGGACACACCGTCGAGCTTGTTTTGGATAAAGAGCTCGACCGTGAAAAACAAAACGGGATCAGTTTGGTTCTCACAGCCCTTGATGGCGGCTCTCCACGGAGATCAGGTACCGTAGCCATACGCGTCACCGTGCTGGATGCTAATGATAACGCCCCGGTGTTTAGCCAGGCCGTGTATGAAGCCAGTCTGCCAGAGAGCGCTCTGGTGGACACTGTAGTGGTTACCGTGAGTGCTGCTGATGCAGACGAGGGGATAAACGGAGACGTAACGTATGACTTTGGACACGTTTCGGAGGATGTGAGGAAGATATTTAAAATTGACCGCAAAACAGGTGAAATACGTGTGACTGGCTCTCTGGACTTCGAAAGTGTCACATCGTTTGACTTGCGCGTTAAAGCGAAGGACGGCTTGGGGCTATCCTCATACACGAAAGTAAGCATTGCTATTACTGATGTGAACGATAACGCCCCTATGATCAATATGAAATCCTGGACCAGCCCCATACCAGAGAATATATCGCCTGGTACCGAGGTTGGCATTTTCAACGTACAAGACCGAGATTCTGGGAATAACAAACAGGTCCGCTGCGCCATTCAACAAAATGTTCCTTTTAAATTGGTTCCCTCCATCAAAAACTATTATTCTCTGGTGACCACTGCTGAACTAGACCGCGAACTAGTGTCTGATTACAACATCACAATCACTGCTACTGATGAgggctctcctcctctttcctcctctaaAAGTGTTCACTTATCTGTAGCTGACGTCAACGACAACCCACCTGTGTTTGAGGAGCAGTCCTACAACGCCTACGTGACTGAAAACAACAAAGCTGGATCTACTTTATGTTCCGTTAGTGCCCTAGACCCAGACTGGAGACAAAACGGTACAGTGATTTATTCTCTTTTACCTGGGGAGGTGAACGGTGCCCCGGTGTCCTCCTATCTCTCCGTTAACGGAGACACGGGGCTGATCCACGCTGTCAGGTCGTTGGATTATGAACAGTTCAGGAGCTTTAAAGTTCACGTGATGGCGCGAGACAACGGTTCTCCTCCACTCAGCAGCAACGTGACCGTCAGTGTCTTCATAAcggatgtgaatgacaactgtcctcAGATACTTTACCCCGCCCCGGAGGGACACTCCTTCATGACGGAACTCCTCCCGAAAGCAGCTCACGGGGGCTCTCTGGTGTCCAAGGTGATAGCGGTGGATGCAGACTCCGGACAGAACGCCTGGCTGTCCTATCATATAGTCAAATCCACTGATCCGGGACTTTTCACTATTGGTCTGCACAGTGGAGAGATCAGGACACAGCGGGACATTTCTGAATCTGACAACATGAAACAGAATCTTATTGTGGCAGTGAAAGATAACGGACAGCCCTCTCTGTCTGCCACCTGTTCCATGTATTTACTGATTTCTGATAACTTGGCTGAAGTGCCAGAACTGAAAGACATGTCTTATGATGAGACTAACTCCAAACTGACCTCTTATCTGATCATCGCGCTGGTGTCAGTCTCCACCTTTTTCCTGACCTTCATTATTGTCATCCTGGGTGTGAGGTTTTGTCGCAGGAGAAAACCCAGACTGTTGTTTGATGGAGCGGTGGCCATCCCCAGTGCTTATCTGCCTCCTAATTACGCAGAAGTTGACGGAACAGGAACTTTACGCAGCACTTACAATTATGACGCGTATCTGACAACGGGCTCTAGAACCAGTGACTTCAAGTTTGTGAGATCTTACAATGACAACACACTGCCTGCAGACCAGACTCTGAAGAAAAGTCTAACTGATTTTAGTGAAGTATTTGGAGATGCTGATGGATTCCCTGAG GTGCATCTGCAGTAG
- the LOC130126373 gene encoding protocadherin gamma-A10-like, which yields MVFRGSRLNRCAKGRLCCGLQCEAGVCIFLLYFVNTVGGQIRYSIPEEMKRGSLIGNVAQDMGLDPKRLANGRARIVTGDGIQYTELKTDKGILVVGERIDREQLCGDVTPCSFSFDVILENPMQLHRVTVEILDVNDHSPVFPTHDLNFEISESAAVGAKFPLKSAEDYDVGLNALQSYRLTPNDNFVLKQHANPDGSKYAEMVLQKPLDREQQPRLSLKLIAVDGGTPQRSGTVNIHITVLDANDNAPVFNQTVYKATVRENAPAGTYICTVNASDADSGPNGIITYAFAQVKGSVANTFRIDENTGVISVSGRIDFEKDKKYEVRVEAKDNGGLTDTSKLVIDVVDENDNAPVINIMSFSSPVSEDAPPGTTIAIINAKDADSERNGHLTCSIDGKIPFKIVSTLANYYNLVSDQHFDREITPAYNITITATDSGSPPLSSSKTLHLRVADVNDNAPSFGKSSYSTYVIENNVPGTSILTVSAQDSDWNQNARISYLLEDIQISGSPVSSYISINSETGVLHALRSFDYEQIKQLQVVVKAQDGGSPPLSSNVTVKIMIQDQNDNAPQVLYPVQTSSSLVAEMVPRSADVGYLVTKVVAVDVDSGQNAWLSYKLQKATDRALFEVGLQNGEIRTIRQVTDKDAVKQRLTVVVEDNGQPFRSATVNVNVAVADSFPEVLSEFTDFTHDKEYNDNLTFYLVLALAVVSFLFITCLVVIISVKIYRWRQSRILYHSSLPVIPYYPPRYSDTLGTGTLQHVYNYEVCRTTDSRKSDCKFGRAGSQNVLIMDPSCTGTMQRIQNEKNILDEPDSPLEVS from the coding sequence ATGGTTTTCCGAGGCTCTCGTCTCAATCGGTGCGCAAAAGGGCGACTTTGTTGTGGATTGCAATGCGAGGCCGGCGTGTGTATTTTTCTGCTTTACTTTGTCAACACGGTCGGTGGACAGATTCGGTATTCTATCCCAGAGGAAATGAAAAGGGGATCTCTAATCGGCAATGTGGCACAAGACATGGGACTGGATCCTAAGAGGCTCGCTAATGGCCGGGCCCGTATCGTGACCGGAGACGGCATCCAGTACACCGAGCTGAAGACGGACAAAGGGATTCTAGTCGTGGGCGAGAGAATAGACAGAGAGCAGCTCTGCGGCGACGTCACGCCGTGCAGCTTCAGCTTCGACGTTATCTTAGAAAACCCCATGCAGTTGCACCGCGTCACCGTGGAGATCTTAGACGTCAACGACCACTCGCCCGTCTTTCCAACTCACGATCTGAATTTTGAAATAAGCGAGTCGGCCGCGGTTGGAGCGAAATTTCCGCTTAAAAGTGCGGAAGATTACGATGTTGGTCTGAACGCTTTGCAGAGTTACCGTTTAACCCCGAACGACAATTTCGTGTTAAAACAGCACGCTAATCCAGACGGAAGTAAATATGCTGAAATGGTGCTGCAGAAGCCTTTGGACAGAGAGCAGCAGCCGCGTCTCTCTTTAAAGCTGATCGCGGTGGACGGCGGAACGCCACAAAGATCCGGTACAGTAAATATACATATCACGGTTTTAGATGCAAATGACAACGCTCCCGTCTTTAACCAGACAGTCTACAAAGCTACTGTGAGGGAAAACGCACCTGCAGGCACATACATTTGCACTGTGAACGCAAGTGACGCAGACAGTGGTCCGAACGGAATAATTACATATGCATTTGCTCAAGTCAAAGGCAGCGTCGCAAATACGTTCCGCATCGACGAAAATACAGGGGTCATATCTGTGTCAGGACGGATAGACTTCGAGAAGGACAAGAAATATGAGGTTAGAGTAGAAGCAAAGGACAACGGAGGCTTAACCGATACCAGTAAACTTGTCATTGACGTTGTTGATGAGAATGACAACGCCCCGGTGATAAATATCATGTCATTCTCCAGTCCTGTGTCTGAAGATGCCCCTCCTGGCACCACGATCGCTATTATCAATGCAAAAGATGCAGATTCGGAAAGAAATGGCCATTTAACTTGCTCTATAGATGGCAAAATTCCGTTTAAAATAGTGTCGACTTTAGCTAACTATTATAATCTGGTCTCGGATCAGCATTTTGACAGAGAGATAACTCCGGCATACAACATAACCATAACAGCCACCGATTCGGGGTCTCCACCTCTCTCCAGCTCTAAAACGTTACATCTTAGAGTCGCTGACGTCAATGACAATGCTCCATCATTTGGTAAAAGTAGCTATTCTACCTACGTCATAGAGAACAATGTACCCGGAACGTCCATATTAACGGTCAGCGCACAAGACTCCGACTGGAATCAGAACGCGAGAATCTCGTACTTACTGGAGGACATACAGATCAGTGGTAGTCCGGTTTCTTCTTATATATCCATAAACTCTGAAACGGGAGTTTTACACGCATTGCGCTCATTTGATTATGAACAAATTAAACAACTGCAGGTAGTTGTTAAAGCGCAGGATGGGGGCTCTCCTCCACTCAGTAGTAACGTGACTGTGAAAATAATGATCCAGGACCAGAACGACAACGCCCCTCAGGTTCTGTACCCAGTCCAGACCAGCAGCTCTCTGGTGGCTGAAATGGTGCCTCGTTCAGCAGATGTGGGCTATCTGGTGActaaagtggtggctgttgatgtggACTCTGGACAGAATGCCTGGCTCTCCTATAAGCTGCAGAAAGCCACAGACAGGGCGCTGTTTGAAGTGGGCTTACAGAATGGGGAAATAAGAACTATCCGCCAAGTCACTGATAAAGATGCTGTGAAACAAAGGCTGACTGTTGTAGTGGAGGACAACGGGCAGCCCTTTCGTTCAGCTACAGTCAATGTTAACGTGGCGGTGGCGGACAGCTTCCCTGAAGTGCTCTCGGAGTTCACGGACTTTACGCACGACAAGGAGTACAATGACAACCTGACTTTTTACTTAGTCTTGGCTTTGGCTGTAGTGTCCTTTCTCTTCATCACCTGTTTAGTGGTCATCATATCAGTGAAGATATACAGATGGAGACAGTCTCGCATCCTCTATCATTCCAGTCTGCCGGTGATTCCCTATTATCCACCACGTTACTCAGACACTTTGGGGACAGGGACTCTCCAACACGTGTACAATTACGAGGTGTGCAGGACGACTGACTCCAGAAAGAGTGACTGTAAGTTCGGCAGAGCCGGTAGTCAGAACGTgctgataatggaccccagttgtACAGGGACGATGCAGCGGATCCAGAATGAAAAGAACATCCTGGATGAGCCAGACTCTCCTCTAGAGGTGAGTTAG